AACCAACATAAACCTGAAGTCCATGCTGCTCCCTGTGCTGTGAGTCAGAatgttctttgtctctgtgtAGGAGGCTTCTGTCTTTTATCAGCAGTCATTGAAACTGTGGCACGGTAACTTGTTAGCTTGCAAGTAGGGTAAAGTCTTATATCCTTTATCCCTCTTGACAACCCATACCTtgcatcatatacaaaaattaacttgaaatgaatCATACgtctaaatgtaaaacctaaaactttcagaagaaaacagaaaacgtTCATGTCATTGGGTTAGGCAAAGGTTTCTTAGACCAAAAAGCGTCACTCAAAAGATATAAATctgtatttcatcaaaatttaaaatttttgctcttcaaaagacaggatttttagggcagcaaAACTATTCTGTATGTTACTATAATGGTGAATACATGTCCTACACATTCAACAAAATCCACAGGATGTAAAACTTCAAGGgtaaaccctaatgtaaactatggactttggatgataatgatgtgtcaaggTCACAAATGTAGGGTACTAGATGTTGATAGTTGGAGGGAGGGGAGGTAAGGAAGAGATGGAAACTGTACCTTCTGCTTATTtttgctgtaaacctaaaactgctctgaaaaaataacatttttttttcttaatggcaaggtatctgaatagatatttctccaaagataggCAAAAGGCCAGTAACCACgtgaaagatgctcaatatcattagttcTTAGGGAGatataaaaccacagtgagatacaacTCTGTGCCCATTAAAATGACTGTAGTAAAAAAAGGGTGGGAGGGGAATTAGTAATCGATAGCAAGGactggagaaattggaaccctcatacatcgGTGGTGAATATCTAGAAAGGTGCAGACACTGTGGTAAACAATCTGCTAGTCcttcaaaaggttaaacacaGACCCAGCAACCCGCTATATATCTAAGACAATTGAAAAGGTATATCCACACGAAAATGTGTACATGAATATTCACAGAAACATTCTTCATAATAGTCCAAATGTAGCaacaacccagatgcccctcaaatgatgaatggataagcagaATGAGGCATATCCATATAAtggagtgttttctttttttttttttttaagattttatttatttatcagagagagagagggggagagagcacaggcagacagaatggcaggcagaggcagagggagaagcaggctccccactgagcaaggagcccgatgtgggactcgatcccaggacgccgggatcatgacctgagccgaaggcagctgcccaaccaactgagccacccaggcgtccctaatggagtgttttctgaccacaaaaaggaatgaagaacggACACAAGCTAGACCATAGAGGAACTTCAAGAACATGATGGAAGTGAAAGAGCTAGACATAAAAGACCACATGCcatacaattccatttatattacatgtccagaagaggaaacccatagagacaaaaaaatagattagtggttgccaggtgcTGGAGGGAATGGGTAGGAATTGCTAAAGAGTATGGGGTAtcttttggggatgatgaaatgttctatattCAGCTTGTGTTGATAGTTGTGCaaatctgtgaatatactaaatatactaaaaccattaaattatatactttaaatgggtgacttttatggcatgtgaattcAATCCCAATaaagagtttttggttttttgtttatttatttgtttatggagatgaggttggggcacctgagtgactcaattggttaagcacagccttcggctcaggtcataattctggggtcctgggatcgagtcccaaatcatgtaccctgcttagtgggaagcctgcttcttcctctccctctgcctgccactcccatccactcccattgcttgtgttctccctatcaaataaatacataaaatgttttttttttaattttatgtatttatttgacagacagagatcacaagtagacagagaggtaggcagagagagagggggaggcaggctccctgacgagcaaagaacccaatgtggggttcaatcccaggaccccacgaccatgacctgagctgaaggcagaggctttaacccactgagcctcccacgtacccctaaatacataaaatcttaaaaaaaaaatgaggtaaaggggcactggggtggctcagttgtttaagtctctgactcgattttggctcatgtcatgatctcagggtcatgaaatggagacccacatgaggctccaggctcagtgagaagtctgcttgagattttctctcttcctccccctcccctgctgtctcgagctttctctaaaataaataaataaatcataaaaaaaaaaaaagttgaggtaGGAAAATTGATCCTTGTCTATATATGTACTCCATTCTGAGGAAATCTGAATCATAAAAACACGTTAGAAATAATAACCTGGGCAACAATTGGACTTGTGACAGGGCCTTGTAAAATGTTAATGCTATCATTTCTAGACAACATCACATCTTGAAAGAATCATGTAACAATGTCatattattgttaataatacCTATTTATGCACTTTTGGGTTCTTATAACTCACATGCATGTTTGAGTATATTTGCATGTaggtaaatatatgtatgtgcagATGTCCCATCATTATCCAAATGATGCTAAATAAGCTTATTGCTGGATGACCCCATAGCTTTTTCCCACCCCAGTGGCCAAGTTACCTGTGTGGCTACAGCTGCTGATAACAAAGCCTGGGTTCCTATTTCAGGACCAGCTTCTCACCTGTATAGCAGGTGACCAAGAATTTGGTTCAGAGGAGCCTCATCAATGCCTTTCAAAATTTGGTCAATGGCCGATACAATCAGTTACCTGGAACCTTGATTCTGAGCATCCAGTGACAGGCCTGGGAATCTGCTATTTCGACAAGTCCCTCAGGGAGTGTGATCTGCACTCAATTTTGACAGCCCCAGCTGTGGGCCCCTATTTCTGATTGCTGTGGAGAAGCTGAGCCTGTTCACATTCTCCCTGCTTTCCAGGGTGAGAGTGGCATGCCTCCTCATTGCTAACCATAATGGGACTTCActgagcctggtgctgggtcTGCAGGCACCGACTTCTCATTACACTGCCTGGTATTTCGATGGGGTTTCTGCCTGCTGGGGTCCTGACATCCCATCAGAAGCTGCAGAAGCAGCAGACAGCACAGTTGCCTCTGAACCCTGGATCCTACTCACAATATACTGCAGTGGAGACCTGCATCCTGAATTCTAGGCCTGGCTCTTTACTTTCTCCACAACTGATGAGGGATGAGGGGGCATCCTTTTAGGTCAATAACCTTTCAAGGGTGATGGGGGCTCAAGTGATTTCCCAAGTCCTGTACTTGAATGCTTCCAGGGATGGGAAATTCACCACTTACAGGTAAGCCCTTCTCTCAGTGGACCTGCTACCTGGCCCTTGAACGGACTCCAGAGTTATGCTAGTCTGACCTGCTCACCTCATGTGCACACACCTATTCTGGCTCCTTTCAAGAAACAGGGGTTGTCACTGTTCCGGTTAAAATTCTTCAGAGGCTCGCATTCCTCTTAGGATCCGGACCACAGTCCCTACCATGGCCCACTATCCTTGCGGATCTTTGcagcctcccctcctccactGTCCCCCACTCTAGGACCCTGTTCCACAGATCTTGGTGTTCTCTCTTACCAGGCTAGGCCGAGTCTTGCCAGGGCCTACTTCTCTTTACATGTTTAACTCCTATTCATCCCTCGCCTCTCCAACAACATCTCCCTCCTCTCCAAGTCTGGATCAGATCCCTTGCTTATTCATGCTGCTAACACTAACTTTTTCACTCAAGCAATTATTTCACCAGTGTTTGCCTCCCCCAGCAGACGGCAAAGTTCATTAGCCCAGGGATCTGAGTTAGCTTTTTTGCATCCCCAGCCTTTAGCAAAGGGCCTGGCAGCTATTTAACTGGACGAATGGCTCCCTCCAGGAAGACAGGCCACAACCGGAAAGAGTGTTGGGACGACTGAGAATTAATCAAAAGCACACCCCAGGAGCTACACAGATAAAGCCCTCGGAACTGAGGGCACCCGTGTGCCGCAGCGTGTCCCGGGAGCCCTCAGGGCAAGCTCACAGCACAGCTCTGGCTGGCACCCAGCTGCCGAATGGGAAAGGGACACTCCGTCTTGGTGCttgggggcctcagtttccctaccggTTCCCCGCGGGGTCGACTGAGAACGGCCCCTGCAGCCCCCAAGTAGACGCACGCCAGGCGCAGGGGTTGGGGAGGTCTGAGGGGCCAGAGCCGATGAGGCCGCCGCTCCCGGCGAGGGCGCTCCAGGCCTGTCGTCCGGAGCAGTCGCGCGCCGCCGGGGCCCCTCTAGCCGCGGGGAGGTGGCGCGGTGCGAGTCGGGAAGGCGGCGGGTGGGTGCGGCCCTTAGCGGCGGAGGGCGCCATGGTGGGTGGTGAGGCGGCTGCAGCGGTGGAGAAGCTAGTTTCGGGGGTGCGGCAGGCGGCCGACTTCGCGGAGCAGTTCCGCTCTTACTCGGAGAGCGAGAAGCAATGGAAGGCTCGCATGGAATTCATCCTGCGCCACTTGCCCGACTATCGCGACCCGCCCGATGGCGGTGGCCGCCTGGACCAGCTGCTGTCCCTCTCCATGGTGTGGGCCAACCACCTCTTCCTGGGTTGCAGGTGCGGACCCCTGCGGGCTGGCTGACCCTGTCCCCTGCCTTCAGACCGCAGCCCTCCGGTAGGGCTGACCCCTGCCCAGTGCTGACCCCGCCCCCAACCTCCCGCCTCACTGGCCCGGCCTATGGCTGATTCCCACGCTAGCCAGCTCTTTGGAAGGACATTTAACCGCtcagagcctcaatttcctcatttggaaaatgagTTGTGATGACTACAGTattaaagagcaaaaaaaaaaaagaaagaaaaaagcatctaGCAGGGGCTGCTGTTTAGCAAGAGCTCAATCTATGATGGGCGGTTATTTGTATTAATACTATTGGTTTAAACCTTTTAGgagtacattttaaatttctgggctctttccacccACGTGCCAAACGTGCAGACACAGAAACTGAGTTCCCCAGTTTACATATGAAAGAGCTGAGAGGGCCATAGTGTTCTGGCAGGATTGTGGATTTTACCATTTATGGCCGGATGTACTCTGTGTCCTTTGGCTTTTTCTCCCTACTCCCCAGTCTGCTGGACTCTTAGCTAGAGCCAgcctttgcctctttgcttttcctGTTAAGAAAATAACATACCTTTAAGGGACTGTTTTTGAAATGCTCGATAAGGCACTCCTtgtactcccccccccccgccccagtgaAGAAAAGTGTCAAATTTTGAAGCTCCCACATCCTTTTTAGTGTCCTGAAATTGTGTTAGGATAGTAAGATGACTTGTGTTAGTCCTGGTTTCTGTGCCCCTTTTGGCTGTCTGACTCTAGTAACCTGCTTCCTCCAGCCCTTTTAAccacttggttttgttttcagatgtTGGGGTTATTAGAACAGGGTTCCGAGAAGCAGTGCCAACggcttttcctctgttttctggGTGCCCCTGGGAAATCCTGGTTAATGGGCTGCAAGACTAGGAAAATGTCATAAAATTGGACGAATGAACAAATGATGTTATTTACATTAGACCAACTTTGcatgtgcttaaaaaaaatttttttggcccTCATACCGTGTCCATGAATATGTACTGCCAGATATAGAGTGCctctatttttgtaaattttttttttttttttggtaaaatttgaAACACCTGTTCTATTGGCATTCCGACAGCCACTTCTGAATCCACAAGCCTGAGGAACGGTTTCCTAACCTGATGCTGAGCATGTGTCCCATTTCCCTGTACTATTCACATCAGAAGGCTGAGTTGAGCTACTTGTGCCCACAGTGACAAATAATTTCTCCAAGGTTTTTATCTTACTACTTTTTATTGTGCAGTTACAACAAAGACCTTTTAGACAAAGTGATGGAAATGGCTGATGGGATTGAAGTGGAAGACCTGCCACAGTTTACTACCAGAAGTGAATTAATGAAAAAGGTAAACAggatttcgtttttttttttttaaagattttatttatttattttacagagagagcgagcacaggcagatagagtggcaggcagaggcagagggagaagcaggctccttgctgagcaaggagcccaatgtgggacttgatcccaggacgctgggatcatgacctgagccgaaggcaccggcttaacccactgagccacccaggcgtcccagtaaacAGGATTTCTAAGTGCATCTGAAGTGGTATAGAGTTAATGGCCCCTGATTTTATGTTGGTGTGTTAGAATATATTGTTTACTCTCCAAAGATCTAAGccctttcattaaaaatttttttttcccaatttatttattttcagaaaaacagtattcattattttttcaccacacccagtgctccatgtaagccgtgccctctataatacccaccacctggactttcattaaaaaattttaaaaatattggacacctgagtggctcagtcagttaagcatctgctgtcggcttgggtcatgatcccagggtcctgggattgagttctgcatcaggctccttactcattgaggagcctgcttctccctctgcctgctgccccctctgcttgtgcgctttttctctgtcaagtaaataaaatcttatttttttttatttttatttttattttttttttaatattttatttatttatttgacagacagagatcacaagtaggcagagaggcagacagagagagaggaggaagcaggctccctgccgagcagagagcccgatgcggggcttgaccccaggaccccgggatcatgaccaggcttcccaaggagcggggagcctgacgtggggctcgaccccaggaccctgggatcatgacctgagctgaaggcagaagcttaatgacttgagctactcaggcgccccaaataaataaaatcttaaaatttttaaaaaaatttgttaatgAAGTATAATTGATCTACATTATCCTGTTTGTTTCAGGCATACCTCATAATGTTTTTATACATTATAATCTCTTAACAGTTACCTATCTTAAACCATTTCAAACTGTTACAGTCTTACTGACTGTATTCTCTGTGCTGTACATCACATCCTCatgacttaatttattttataattggaagtttgacgtcttaatccccttcacctttgTCGCCCACCGCCCCCATCTGGTAACCAATAGTTTGTTTCCTGTATCTAtgaatctgttttgttttatttgttcatttgtttttttagattccacatataagtgaaatcatactgtatttgtcttcacctgtcttatttcacttagtgtaatgcacTCTAGGCCCAACCATGTAGCAAATGTCaagatctttttttattgttgagtagtattccattataaatACGTATAACagcacatcatctttatccattcgtttaTCTGTGGACATTAATTTATCAGCTTCCCAGAAAGTACTTCAGTCTCAAAAAGTACACCCCATTTGATTTCAAATAGTTTTCCTGGGGCTCAGCCCTGGGGCTGATAGATAGTTGCTTGCTGCCTGAATATGCCTATGCGGGACTAGGATCAGCTTTTACTTCCTAATTGCGTGTGGCAGATTCTTTCCTTGCTTTTTACTCCTAAGAGGTATTTTGCCGTCCTTAAAACTTgttttttcaagttaattttttttttttttttaagattttatttatctgtgagaGGAAGAACaagcaagagggagaggcagagggagaggcagaaatagactccctgccgagctgggagccccgggaccctgagatagtgaccggagctgaaggcagacacttagaaaactgagccatccatgtgcccctaTACTTCTCTGTCTTAATATGTAGCCATAGTCCTTAGAGTTTTTCTGGACTATTAAGAGATCAGAACCCTTTATGGTGTTTGGGTCGCAGACCAAGGGAAACTAAAGTGCTTTTGTAATTGATAATGCATGCCATCAGCCTAGTCATACTCACCTAGCTACCTTGAAGAAGCCTGCGGGGAGCCTCTACTTCTAGGGCACTTTTGCATTATGTGTGTTTTGGCTTCcttcaaataaaacttaaataaaaaataaaataaaaaataaaacttaaataaaagttttcttaGTAGCCAAGTTTTAGACTATTGataccaatgaaaatgaaactcaGTTAATCCTGAGAAGTGAGATCCTTAAAGGGTATGTAGAGTTTTGCCAGTTTTTAAGACTCTTCTATTTATTTCGATCCTGAGAAGGAATCTTCTGATGTGTGTGCTGTGACTGACTTGTGTGGTATTGAAAGCTGTCCTTTGTTCATTGAAGCCCGCCCTGGAAAGAGTCATGGGGACTTCCCACAGTTCTGTCTCTTGTCTGAAGCTTTGCGTGTAATAGAGGCTGGCAAACATTAAGCAACATTGCCAGCCCACATACCAAAAAAAACCCTTGATACTGAGCCATGCACCTGAAAGTGTTTGTCGTAGTTCTGCCTAGAATAGATCCTCTGCTTTAAAATTAGAGTTTAGGTGGGTTTTAAAGCCAGCTCGCAAGTAGAAATGAATCACCTGGCATTGTTGGCATCTTgag
This genomic interval from Neovison vison isolate M4711 chromosome 1, ASM_NN_V1, whole genome shotgun sequence contains the following:
- the CDKN2AIPNL gene encoding CDKN2AIP N-terminal-like protein isoform X1, with translation MRPPLPARALQACRPEQSRAAGAPLAAGRWRGASREGGGWVRPLAAEGAMVGGEAAAAVEKLVSGVRQAADFAEQFRSYSESEKQWKARMEFILRHLPDYRDPPDGGGRLDQLLSLSMVWANHLFLGCSYNKDLLDKVMEMADGIEVEDLPQFTTRSELMKKNTLH
- the CDKN2AIPNL gene encoding CDKN2AIP N-terminal-like protein isoform X2; translation: MRPPLPARALQACRPEQSRAAGAPLAAGRWRGASREGGGWVRPLAAEGAMVGGEAAAAVEKLVSGVRQAADFAEQFRSYSESEKQWKARMEFILRHLPDYRDPPDGGGRLDQLLSLSMVWANHLFLGCSYNKDLLDKVMEMADGIEVEDLPQFTTRSELMKKHQS